From a single Lolium rigidum isolate FL_2022 chromosome 7, APGP_CSIRO_Lrig_0.1, whole genome shotgun sequence genomic region:
- the LOC124673204 gene encoding UDP-glucosyltransferase UGT13248-like has protein sequence MESTPSADASSSGGGGGANVLLLPFPGAQGHTNPMLQFGRRLAYHGLRPTLVATRYVLSTTPPPGDPFRVAAISDGFDAGAGSSGGASSASIAQYMSRLEAVGSETLRELLLSEARAGRPVRVLVYDPLLAWATRVARAAGVPAAAFFSQPCAVNIVYAELCAGRLALPVTDGRALFARGALSVELEPEDVPPFVALPEQYPEFCNMSIGQFEGLEDADDVLVNSFHDMEPRVNMSLVL, from the coding sequence ATGGAGAGCACGCCGTCCGCCGACGCCAgctcgagcggcggcggtggaggcgccaacGTCCTGCTTCTTCCGTTCCCGGGGGCGCAGGGCCACACGAACCCGATGCTCCAGTTCGGCCGCCGCCTCGCCTACCACGGCCTCCGCCCCACCCTCGTCGCGACCCGCTACGTGCTCTCCACCACTCCGCCTCCCGGCGACCCCTTCCGCGTGGCCGCCATCTCCGACGGCTTCGACGCCGgcgccggcagcagcggcggcgcctcGTCCGCGAGCATCGCGCAGTACATGTCCCGGCTGGAGGCCGTGGGATCCGAGACACTACGGGAGCTCCTCCTGTCGGAGGCGCGCGCAGGGCGGCCAGTGCGCGTGCTGGTGTACGACCCTCTCCTGGCGTGGGCGACGCGGGTGGCGCGAGCGGCTGGCGTGCCCGCCGCGGCCTTCTTCTCCCAGCCGTGCGCGGTGAACATCGTCTATGCGGAGCTGTGCGCGGGGCGGCTGGCGCTGCCGGTGACGGACGGCCGCGCGCTGTTCGCGAGAGGAGCGCTGAGCGTGGAGCTGGAGCCGGAAGACGTGCCGCCTTTCGTGGCGCTGCCGGAGCAGTACCCAGAGTTCTGTAACATGTCGATCGGGCAGTTCGAGGGGCTGGAGGACGCCGACGACGTGCTCGTCAACTCATTCCACGACATGGAGCCAAGGGTGAACATGTCTCTCGTATTGTAG